From Camelus dromedarius isolate mCamDro1 chromosome 12, mCamDro1.pat, whole genome shotgun sequence, the proteins below share one genomic window:
- the LOC105093974 gene encoding olfactory receptor 5P1-like — translation MEVGNHTGVTEFTLWGLTGDPTLRVIFFVIFLGIYIVTLIGNISIITLTRSCSQLHTPMYLFLSHLAFVDSGCSTSVTPMMLTGLLTHGLAIPVTGCEAQLCSVVMFGTAECFLLAAMAYDRYVAICLPLLYSTHMSPRVCVLLVGASYLGGGVNAWTFTSCLLSLSFCGPNQIDDFFCDFSPLLKLSCSDTSTVEIIPSISSGSIIVVTVFVIALSYTCILITVLKMRSTEGRHKAFSTCTSHLTAVTLYYGTITFIYVMPKSSYSTDQNRVVSIFYTVVIPMLNPLIYSLRNREVKEALRKATGRIYS, via the coding sequence ATGGAGGTTGGAAACCACACCGGTGTCACAGAGTTCACCCTTTGGGGATTAACAGGGGATCCTACACTTCGTGTCATCTTCTTTGTGATATTTCTAGGAATCTACATTGTCACCTTAATAGGCAATATCAGCATAATCACCTTAACAAGAAGCTGTTCCCAGCTTCACACCCCAATGTACCTCTTCCTCAGCCATTTGGCTTTTGTGGACAGTGGGTGCTCCACATCAGTCACACCTATGATGCTTACAGGACTCCTTACACATGGACTGGCCATCCCTGTCACTGGCTGTGAAGCCCAGCTCTGTTCCGTGGTCATGTTTGGGACAGCCGAGTGCTTCCTGCTGGCtgccatggcctatgaccgctatgtggccatctgcttGCCCCTGCTCTACTCCACCCACATGTCCCCCAGAGTCTGTGTCCTCTTGGTGGGGGCTTCCTATCTGGGTGGGGGTGTGAATGCTTGGACATTTACTAGTTGTTTACTGAGTCTGTCTTTCTGTGGGCCAAATCAGATAGAcgactttttctgtgatttctcccCTTTGTTGAAACTTTCCTGCTCAGATACCTCCACTGTTGAAATTATCCCTTCCATCTCTTCAGGATCCATCATCGTGGTCACAGTGTTTGTCATAGCTCTCTCCTACACCTGCATCCTCATCACCGTCCTGAAGATGCGCTCCACTGAAGGGCGACACaaggccttctccacctgcacCTCTCACCTCACCGCCGTTACTCTCTACTATGGAACTATCACCTTCATTTACGTGATGCCCAAGTCCAGCTACTCAACTGACCAGAACAGAGTGGTGTCCATCTTCTATACAGTGGTGATCCCCATGTTGAACCCCCTCATCTACagtctgaggaacagagaggtaaAGGAAGCCCTGAGAAAGGCAACTGGCA